The following proteins are encoded in a genomic region of Hirundo rustica isolate bHirRus1 chromosome 15, bHirRus1.pri.v3, whole genome shotgun sequence:
- the LOC120759690 gene encoding radial spoke head 10 homolog B-like produces the protein MIKGKKKDAKKKDAKKGGKKATGEKSEGSLAATAESSLTALADLQNERVSEETQAIPEAPEPGKEPPVEPVPPIHEEPLLAQVIVESYEGEQVDEFYEGEGFICFEGGNTYKGLFSGGCMNGEGTYTWADGVKYEGTFTKNVLMCTGRYTWNDGSVYEGSIQEGLRHGYGIFRSGTHPISYAGYWCNGKRHGKGTICYDQEQTSWYSGDWVNNVREGWGVRRYRSGNTYKGQWKKNLRHGYGQMKWLTDNQEYVGQWECGMQHGYGIHTWFLERMEMSQYSLRNEYMGDFVKGKRHGHGTFIYAGGEIYSGGWVHNKKHGMGTIIFKDGHGFQGKFVNDHLVWCPVRQETAVKAKNLRATSKREHSEKTTTINALGRTSILGSDIDLKVFLLLDLLPREDREKEVEQAEIAVLKHISKLRKVYYFYSTLGCSPSPDGTHLMTRLKFWRFLKDCEFHLSSKTLAEMDRLLRDDKALKKIHCPDEIILFGTFVFYLLCLAFHIYHEEFKDKVPRLQNCFLEMMARNVLPSACHVQGILYSGVEFTSFAMSYFDKCWEIYEDFCRPSPRPPFEPTVKLRQFLWMLDDFKLLSEELTAPRVLGIFVKVGAFVPGIHDVNFELEMVFLEFFEALLECALVYVTEDMILKKEAQDNQKKSSLEIKEFSKETSAVSPTEHSLSQPPRPCEDTKLAHHSSLLETLLSFPVTPGESKDDVSLPTKDVKEDQDFLLEKELSDEAKEDKDEQKELFSFWIRQVETFFTTKFFPAFEHERVLRDKIKENKKQDAELAGLRKTQAEELERLIAEKEVEEAKRREAALLEERAKSRGQVSKKDMSRKRVLPRPGL, from the exons ATGATAAAAGGCAAGAAGAAAGATGCCAAGAAGAAAGATGCCAAGAAGGGTGGTAAGAAGGCAACTGGTGAGAAGTCAGAAGGATCTCTAGCTGCTACAGCTGAGAGTAGCTTAACAGCGCTGGCAGATTTGCAGAATGAGAGAGTGAGTGAAGAAACTCAGGCAATTCCAGAAGCACCAGAGCCAGGGAAGGAACCACCAGTCGAGCCTGTTCCCCCAATCCACGAGGAGCCTCTTCTTGCTCAAGTGATTGTAGAAAG TTATGAAGGTGAACAAGTTGATGAATTCTATGAGGGCGAAGGATTTATCTGTTTTGAGGGAGGAAATACATACAAG GGTCTATTTTCTGGAGGGTGTATGAATGGAGAAGGAACTTACACGTGGGCTGATGGAGTAAAGTACGAG GGAACATTTACTAAGAATGTGCTGATGTGTACTGGCCGTTATACCTGGAATGATGGCAGTGTTTACGAAGGATCAATCCAAGAGGGACTTAGGCACGGATATGGAATTTTCAGGAGTGGTACTCATCCAATTTCTTACGCTGGTTATTGGTGCAATGGCAAAAGACATGGAAAG GGTACAATTTGTTATGATCAGGAGCAGACCTCCTGGTATTCGGGTGATTGGGTAAATAATGTCAGAGAAGGATGGGGAGTGAGACG CTACAGGTCTGGAAATACCTATAAAGGtcagtggaagaaaaatctACGACATGGATATGGACAAATGAAATGGCTGACAGATAATCAAGAGTATGTAGGACAGTGGGAGTGTGGCATGCAG catgGTTATGGCATCCACACATGGTTTTTGGAGAGAATGGAAATGTCTCAGTATTCTCTACGGAATGAATACATGGGTGATTTTGTAAAAGGCAAGCGCCATGGACATGGGACGTTTATTTATGCTGGTGGAGAAATATACAGTGGAGGATGGGTGCATAATAAGAAGCATGGCATG GGCACAATTATCTTCAAGGACGGGCATGGTTTTCAAGGAAAGTTTGTCAATGATCATTTGGTGTGGTGTCCTGTTCGTCAAGAGACTGCTGTGAAAGCCAAAAACCTGAGGGCCACTAGCAAAAGAGAGCATTCTG AAAAGACCACAACCATTAATGCCTTGGGAAGGACTTCTATTCTGGGATCAGATATTGATTTGAAGGTATTTCTACTGCTTGACTTGTTGCCAAGggaagacagagagaaagaagtgGAACAG GCAGAAATAGCTGTGTTGAAGCATATTTCAAAACTGAGAAAAGTCTACTACTTCTACAGTACCTTAGGCTGCAGTCCTTCTCCTGACGGCACTCACCTCATGACTAGGCTGAAGTTCTGGAGGTTTCTGAAGGACTGCGAGTTTCATCTCTCCTCCAAAACTCTCGCTGAGATGGATCGGCTCCTGAGAG aTGATAAAGCACTTAAGAAAATACATTGTCCAGATGAGATAATTCTGTTTGGAACATTTGTATTCTACCTTCTTTGCCTGGCATTTCATATCTATCATGAAGAGTTCAA AGACAAAGTTCCTCGTCTGCAGAATTGTTTCCTAGAAATGATGGCCAGGAATGTTCTGCCCTCTGCCTGTCATGTCCAAG GTATCTTATATTCTGGTGTAGAATTCACATCTTTTGCCATGAGCTACTTTGACAAATGCTGGGAAATATATGAAGATTTTTGTAGACCAAGTCCTAGACCTCCATTTGAACCCACAGTGAAGCTGAGGCAATTCCTCTGGATGTTGGAt GATTTTAAACTTCTCAGCGAAGAATTAACTGCTCCAAGAGTTTTGGGAATTTTTGTCAAAGTTGGTGCCTTTGTACCTGGCATCCATGATGTCAACTTTGAGCTGGAG ATGgtttttctggaattttttgaAGCTCTTCTTGAATGTGCATTGGTGTATGTAACCGAGGATATGATCCTGAAGAAAGAAGCTCAagataatcagaaaaaaagtagcTTGGAAATCAAGGAGTTCTCCAAGGAAACCTCAGCGGTGTCTCCCACAGAACATTCTCTTTCCCAG CCACCAAGACCTTGTGAAGACACAAAGCTTGCTCATCACTCTTCTCTACTGG AAACTCTTCTCTCATTTCCTGTAACTCCTGGAGAAAGCAAAGATGATGTGTCATTGCCCACCAAGGATGTAAAAGAAGACCAAGATTTCCTTCTAGAAAAGGAACTGTCAG ATGAGGCAAAAGAAGATAAAGACGAACAAAAGGAGCTATTTAGTTTCTGGATACGTCAGGTGGAAACTTTTTTCACAACTAAGTTCTTCCCTGCTTTTGAGCATGAAAGAGTGCTGAgggataaaataaaagaaaacaaaaagcaggatGCTGAATTAGCTGGGCTGAGAAAGACgcaggctgaggagctggaaaG ACTTATTGCTGAAAAAGAAGTAGAAGAGGCAAAAAGGCGAGAAGCAGCTCTGTTAGAGGAGAGAGCCAAGTCCAGAGGACAAGTCTCAAAGAAAGACATGTCTAGGAAGAGAGTCCTCCCCCGGCCAGGTCTCTAG